tcccgtattatcaatacgtccctgagagtatgcttgaggatggcaactacaagctatacaagcactgtgctcacagaccaaacagtggcacataatagaccagatctcgtactagttaataaattaacaagacaaacaacactaattgatgtggcgatacctaacaacaataatctacgtagtaaattcactgaaaagatcgccaagtacagagatctagaaattcatctTTACaagaacatctttacaagaccatgcagaaagctgtactactcgcaacggccagatgtgtacgaaaatttttgggagatacacctgcataccaagtcacctagggctcgataacacggaaagagtcccaccagagctcaatcgttttgataccgtaggtatctgggatgagtaaattttccccttagagggagtgtgagccgtatggctaaatctggataataataataatgaagttgaaggagtgtgagccgtatggctaaatctggatgaagttaaacaaaaaaaatcaattacaaaatttaaataaattgcaaatgcatagtctacctagtaattaataagtttaaaagtaaagctgctgcatatgacacccacaGACCCAcatatagataaaaaaaaataataaaaatactacttgtgcaaagggtactctaatttcttagttattgattaagaaaatcttctactcaataatatagtctttcagataagtaggcttttgtcagtttatggaatttggggaaagatgctgcagatttaagttgtagagggagatggttgtaaagtttttttgcgaaatataatatatatttctttactaactcagaggacgaggtcggcaaatagacgtcaaacgtagaatttctcgtgaagtagtcgtGATTAgctcttggtggaaagacatgtagatgtttacggattaagcaaacagtttctaaaatatacaaagatggaagggttaaaattccgtgatctttgaagtaacttctgcaatgtgttgttcttctgaggccaaacagatatcttattgctcttttttgtaatttgaaaataacatcgaattgggcagctgtaccagaacccagCTGTACCCAAAAAGGAAGTCCGTAACGAAGATGTGGctggaacaaaaaaaaatatgttattttggaagatgctaaattgagttaattcgaaacagatcttatagcatagcaagctgaagatagtttcttccttaacaaatcgatatggagggaccatttaaggttgctgtctaaaaaataccaagaaattttacagaatcaacagtactgatctggctgttattaagaggtaagggttgaagagctcctttataagacaatcctactgttttatctacgttaaacgagagtaaattagagtcagaccaggtttttattgtaagtagatcagaagttatagtagcatgaagagttgcaatatttgagttgttctaagtgatactggtatcatcagcaaaaagaaagatttttccatcgatttttaaactagtgatgtcattaataaagataactTGTTACTTCGACTGCTTGAATCAAAACTTCTCTAAGAACTGAATTCCTGTCCAAACTAAAACTGAAAACTGGCTGTATCCTGAGAACCACAGTACCACCCCTTTTCGATCATAGGATACTTTCATCTTTTCCCCGCCCAGAGagatgtgatggtacacgacaaccctcacggaattttcctaatttatttgttataaaaataaggtcaatattatagttgcaatttgtataatttattacgacagtagcaaagttcaaagtattcaactcattcgAAAGACTGCAAACaaagcacacgtcattattgaaatacgtatagtATAACCATATATGGTGatacatatgggcattgtttttaatataatagatataaataGGAAGTTTGAGTACCTGAGAGATCTTTTGTGTTCGTTGCACTCTGTCGCGCTTAGTCAGGagatatagttaccgagatatgggtcaccttgacctatcataacgataatgtcggtcgacgtaATTGTAATTGTACCTTTAACCTTATAAGAATaaagtttatgaaaaaagtttaagtttgtttgttcggggtagtgtcttcgtccagcaacccccaactTCACACTatccaattaaaaaaatcaaatattcCTTCCAGTCCCTTCAGACCAATAAAGAAAGTAAAATAGGTATGTCTTCACTCACGCCTACAAAAGTAGCCATCAACTTTTGAACCAATAGAATAATGATAAATGAAGACGTCAGGTGTTACCCGACCAACAAGTTACCAACAAGTTCACACGCAACTGTACTGAATACAAAATAATGCAGCTGTGGTTTTTTGACTGCAAACTCAAAGCCAAAAAGACCAAAAGAAGAAAGATATAATTGaatcaacacatagaaataatgacagaaaatagaatagtacgaatagcaagagacaaatcgctaaatggaagaagatcattgggacgaccgaggaaaagatggtcagacaatgtcaattgaggctaaaaaccgaagtaaaacagccattgagcctatttataaagtaggaagaagaagaagaaattcaaAGCATTTATCGGCTTATATAAATAATTCCAGCTATAAAATAAACATTCTTCAATATGTTCGTCGCCTGCCAGATAATTAAATTCTTTATCGGCGGACTTACTATAAACACTCCAAAATAAAACTTAGAGCAGAGAGATAAAAACGATGATTATAATAATGTAATAAAATCAGCGGTTTTCGAAATGGGATCCTCAGAGATAGAATATTTATACCGGGGGCGCTCAATAAATACGGTCTTATAAAATcggatataattaaaaaaaagtaagggGTGAAACGATCGTGATTTTGGCACCGTTTTGCCATCATTATTATTTTAGTTTCATTGTTGTCGTCTATAGCTTTTTGAAGGTCTTCGTAAAAAGTATTGATTTCAGTATCAGTTGCTTTTTCAGTTGGTTAAAACATAAGCCTGCACAATCGTTATTCTGGTTTCTGAGTTTAGTTTGAAGATCATGCATGTAACCCTGTCCGAGATGCATAAAATCCCAAATATCTGAAACTAGAAATTAACGACGAAATATTCGAACAAATCTCGAAATTCGAGTATTTTAAAGTAAAACGATCTTTAACCGAACCTAACCCAAAcacctaatttaaaaatagaaacttATTTCCCTCCTTGCCCTATTCATCTAATTTCTTTTGCAGATTCTTTACTCAGATTACTGCAATATAGGTTTGGTATTCTTACACTTCTGAGAGAATCtctagatttttcaaaaatatgtttcaaTATGAAATCTAAATCCTAATATGATATGTACGGTTAACCTAACttatagccaaaaaaaaaatcatcatataaaaaatatacatttattatCACTTAattatattttacaatttttacagCTTTTTTGGCATTTTACTTCTTCGTTGATCAATCGCTTTAAAGAACTGAGCAGAATTAAGTAAATTTACCACCAACCTGAAACACAAAACATGCATGATTAGAAGAAAGATAAATTTTCATAGAAATTTTTATGGTTACAAAAAACGacatattttcctaatattcTTAAGTATGTCTTAGAAATAGAAAACACTTTTACACACGCTATATTTATACTGAGGCAAGTTTAAGACAAATCGTTATAATACTACAAAttggcatatttatgtttcgtggaccttaaaaaGGCATTTGAGAGTGTCATAATACAGGACAATATCCATTTATTATATGCCAGAGAGATACCTCTAGAATTAAAACAATcaaaaatatagtatttttactacaaaaacgttattacgtaggtcaaaatttttgacgtaagagaactgtcaaaacattagaacgtgacttttcattattagatatgtttattataaacatggcaataattaaaagacacattctaatgttttgacagttctcttacgtcaaaaattttgccttcgtaataacgtttttgtagtaaaaatactataactaccggaacaacacaataaaactaaaagtagaggaagaactaactgactcaattgaagctggcaatgggatcatggatgaaataataaaaataagaactaaaaaagaatacgaaatgggagaaaaacaatttaaaataatttgctatgcagacgatgcaatactaatctctcaaaatgaagattatttacaacgtatgctgcaccaatttaatgtaacgaacagaaaatttaaaatgttaatttccccaaaaaaacacaaaatgcatggttatgaCAGCAAATCTAccaagatgtaaattagagctggagggtcataTAATAGAATAAGTGATGATATTGTGATCCCTAAATATCTAAACTTCAaactacggaaggctcgaaacaaaagtggaagatcaagttaataaagcaaacagagccgcagccGCAGGTTGCCTTAGTGAAACaatatttagaaataaaaatatcggaaaagaaatgaaaagcagaatttacaaaacaatcaTCACACCcgtaatgacatacgcggcaaaaACACCACCTAACAcagagaagacaaaaataattctagaaacagcagagatgaaaacccttccaAAAATCTATGGTAAGACTTTAAGGGACAGAGCTAAAAATGAAGGATATGCCAGGTAGAAAACATTTATAACTGGGTAAGATAccgaagagtagaatggaacgaccacataagccgaataacaacaaatagaatagtaaggacggcgattgacggttcccaataggaagactatcagtgggaagaccacgaaaacaatggaaCAACAATTTACTGGaggcatattgaaaaaaaaaacaaacagagTTATGTCTACATAAAATAAGAAGAAATCGAAAGCACTTTGTAATGTTCTCTAAATATTCTAATCCTTGCCTTGTATCCATAATGTATGACTTGGATTAAACAGTTCTCTcctcatatatatttttgaaaatttgtagCATCCATCTGAATACCTTCTGGAACTCAGTGTATCTATTTAAATCTTCATTTTGGATTTACCAAATATCTTTTCACCATTTTGTATTTTGTGTAGGCAAGTTTATATCTGGTTTctcagatttttttttaaatatagttgTAGCCAAatagattttcacaattttcaaaaTGTAAAACAGGGTTGTGTCTTATATTGTACATTATTACTTGGTTACTTTCATCGACTGTAATTACAGACAGAActtgtttttaatacattttctgtcataaacaaataaaaattgctcATTATTATGTAAAATTTAGGCAATTTAGCTGGTTTAACATCAAATTGTGTCTGTACGATCTTATTTAAAGCTAGCGTATAGGCCTGGAAGAGGCCTATCTCCAGCAGCGGACGAACACaggttgaagaagaagaagaagaagaagaagaatagtctTTTAACTGTTGTTTCCGACGGAGCAGAGTCAAAGTAACacttaagcgctggtttcctcgaaagagGTGCCGAAAAACTGAGACCGTAACaatgcgatgaatgacgtcatagaaaactgtaccatgcaaaacattagcggtggtttccaaggatgcgttggaagccaccccttgctgagcttgcacattccattaCCCCAGTGAAGAatcttgaatttttcaccgtaacctgacgtaattcatcgcagtgctacggtcgcagtttgtcggtgccgctttcgaggaaaccagcgctttaggtCCGCTTGCTCATTCGGAGTTCAACTCAAGTACAGCGCAATAATCGAGTTCAAGGCATGAAGTTCGTTGTACGGTGGTACGCACTTCATGCCTTGAACTCGGTAATGGCGCTGAACTTGAGTTGAACTCCGAATGAGCAAGCGGGCCTTAGTCATTGCTTTGTTGAaaagtattttttctacgagcgtgcaaaaatgtctactttcgcgaacGTGTTTTAGTTTAGAatgttttacttttccgcattacttttccgcactaCTTTTCCACACtaaatttagatattttaatatagccttaaaataattataatacgaacaattaactaatatttagatattatttactaatttatttcaaatgtatcttattgtgttcatgttttaatgaaattaacgcggcaattcgatgaaaaaaaattattttgacataatatttgaaagtcaaatcagtagacaataacagtggttttgaatcttcgtcttggaaaccaagatcgtggtcatgctaaccaattattcTGAAAGTTCGGTTTTCACAACCTTGTCAacgaattaatttgtgtatgtattttaagtagtaattgcacaagagctctaaaactattgaatttttcccgagtgtcactttggaagttttaatttcacgagccgaaggcgagtgaaattatgtcaaagtgtcacgagggcaaaaattctatattaattttagagttcgagtgcaatttgttgcgattatttcatgaataaaactgttcaaaaccaaaattttattgtaatttatatatgtaagtaccaattagtgaaattaaacacacagttgttataaatatgtatttgacggttgaaagtcatcacttttataatttttaaaacatttgtcattaatgtcactgaatgtattttttcgtagcaacgaagggcatctgacgtaatatgcttaacgacgggagattatcaaaaattatcaccttaatttgcatgtctgtagctttctattggtcagaatctcctatgaatgaaataatcatattaattaaattaattgattaagatttggtcattttttaaatgctcgtagaaaaaatattgttcctaactcttgcataAACTCCcacttcgcgtcgttcggcaaactgcagtggCGTGCAGAAAAGTATGAcattctgcacttgttaggaaaataactatattaataTTAAGACGATATGTTTTTTCAACACCATAAATTTCATCTTTTTCGTGACGTTTGAAAGTTACTACTTTCCAAATTTTACTTTGATTTGTCATTAGTGACGCCATATTAGTGGTGTGGTATACAATCTTTAAATTTTCAAGTATTTCAttttataattgatggattcgaccgttacttgatggaagttcatgttatctcacaataaaacactgaaaaacgtttgtttttctatacttccacaaaatttatcacaactatgttattactacagctctttcggcaaagtgcctttctcaagtgatatattttacaatgtgtttgcctttttaagtctttaactgaagaggttgaggttcattttatgtttttatgaaaaatataaaaaattacctGGGTTCCATCCGCCACCACTAGTCGTTACAACTCTGACAACTTTGAAAGCTGGTGGTGGGGGAGCTACATATCCAACGCCTCCGCCATATCCAATGCCTCCTCCATAACCTCCTCCATATCCATAACCTCCTCCAACACCGTAACCGCCTCCATAGCCACCGCCGTTAACGATCTTGATGATTTTGActggtggtggtggtggtggtggtggtggtggtagTGGTAGAGGTGGGGGTCCAGCACTTATTATTTTGACAATTCCAACACCTCCTCCAATACCTCCTCCAATGCCTCCTCCGTAGCCCCCATATCCACCATATCCGCCTCCATAACCACCTGGATATCCACCTCCATAACCACCTGGATATCCACCTCCATAACCACCGCCGCCATATCCATAGCCACCTCCATAGCCACCGCCGTAGACTCCAGCTGAAACAGAAAGAGCATTAAAAAGGGATTaggaaaatatattttaaattatgttgttaTAAAACTCATCAACGAAGTCTCATGTGGGAGATAATTCTTTTTTTAAAGTCTGGGCCCAAGGTCTATAAGAATATTATACTGTAGTGCCTCATTATATCTCCAAGGTACGCTATTTTCCTGGATTTGCCGAAATATGTGTaatgataaaaatatataattaaaaaatattttaattttaattttaaaatattacctTGGCTATAGGCTGC
This genomic window from Diabrotica virgifera virgifera chromosome 1, PGI_DIABVI_V3a contains:
- the LOC126881074 gene encoding uncharacterized protein LOC126881074 isoform X2, yielding MKAFLGALVFAVLAAYSQAGVYGGGYGGGYGYGGGGYGGGYPGGYGGGYPGGYGGGYGGYGGYGGGIGGGIGGGVGIVKIISAGPPPLPLPPPPPPPPPPVKIIKIVNGGGYGGGYGVGGGYGYGGGYGGGIGYGGGVGYVAPPPPAFKVVRVVTTSGGGWNPGWW
- the LOC126881074 gene encoding ctenidin-1-like isoform X1, producing MLFPRYAFLAFLGALVFAVLAAYSQAGVYGGGYGGGYGYGGGGYGGGYPGGYGGGYPGGYGGGYGGYGGYGGGIGGGIGGGVGIVKIISAGPPPLPLPPPPPPPPPPVKIIKIVNGGGYGGGYGVGGGYGYGGGYGGGIGYGGGVGYVAPPPPAFKVVRVVTTSGGGWNPGWW